In the genome of Kitasatospora cathayae, one region contains:
- a CDS encoding non-ribosomal peptide synthetase, which translates to MFALSPSQEIVWLHEQMQPGSRAYNFTGVLDLWGTLDRDALHTGLAAVLAQHPGLRLELVARPEGVPGQRVAEECQPVLRHSDFTAEPDREAAFRRLLAAEAEEPLDTERAPLLRWHLVRIAEDHHRLIHVEHHLVHDGHSFAIFLRDLFTVYRARVLDQPYELATAPSYEQHARTEADPQDRERALAFWTRELTDAPREVTLPGLARPGVERRHRGGQLRQSIGADLAERLRERSKADGHTPFSTLLALFAELLRRHSGHREVTVGTAVGNRPEGYEGTVGMFVNTVPLRLRLDPAASGTDAVDEATDVLMRALPHQHLPVQELTRRLGLHTGGTDNPLFNVMFSAHDAALPDVQAPGLDVSLYEGFNTGTTRFDLDLVLLPDDRRVVGEKHGAAGMTLIWDYDADLFGETEAVLLSERLLELLRHYLDRPEAVLAELAPAPQAEPAATPTPAGLDPAAAHDPTALALLAGNERISYGELDRRVGELVDRMRAAGVTAGQPVAAVLPRGTDSVVTLLACLRLGAVYAPLSTEDPAARLGLLLERLAPALVLATRQSALALPAEGVTPALLDGPAFPKAEPAAVLDGAAYIVHTSGSTGVPKPVLVGREALAGYVAAIADRYRLSSADRVLLFARPSFDVALEEVLPALAVGAALVVPQREVPTGPELVAVLAARGVTVANLPTSYLLAVREDLREALRDGRWTPRLLVLGGERLPARALAGLTEATTVLNAYGVTEATVTSTVHQVTAADVTEDGEIPLGTEIDGVRLHVLDETLRPLPYGCVGELAVSGDLLAEGYVGLPEPTAARFTTVPALGGLRVYRTGDRGYRDTEGRLRFLGRADNQVKLRGHRIELEEIESAASAELGGRSCAVVLHTDPRTGPRLLGFLEGTERPDQAALHTALARRLPGGLVPSGWTAVATMPTLPGGKPDRAALARLAEESPEEPATAPSAFADPGQELIAAAWREVLGHDRFTADSHFFEVGGHSLLAAQLAAHLEPHLGSRPPLRTLFRHAVLADQARVLTGGAK; encoded by the coding sequence ATGTTCGCACTCTCTCCCTCGCAGGAGATCGTCTGGCTGCACGAGCAGATGCAGCCGGGCAGCCGCGCCTACAACTTCACCGGAGTGCTCGACCTGTGGGGCACCCTCGACCGGGACGCCCTGCACACCGGACTCGCCGCCGTCCTGGCTCAGCACCCGGGCCTGCGGCTGGAGCTGGTGGCCCGGCCGGAGGGCGTGCCCGGCCAGCGGGTCGCCGAGGAGTGCCAACCCGTGCTGCGGCACAGCGACTTCACCGCCGAGCCGGACCGGGAGGCCGCCTTCCGCCGACTGCTCGCCGCCGAGGCCGAGGAGCCGCTGGACACCGAGCGGGCCCCGCTGCTGCGCTGGCACCTGGTCCGGATCGCCGAGGACCACCACCGGCTGATCCACGTCGAGCACCACCTCGTCCACGACGGCCACTCCTTCGCGATCTTCCTGCGCGACCTGTTCACCGTCTACCGCGCCCGCGTCCTCGACCAGCCCTACGAGCTGGCCACTGCTCCGTCGTACGAGCAGCACGCCCGCACCGAGGCCGACCCGCAGGACCGTGAGCGTGCCCTCGCCTTCTGGACCAGGGAGCTGACCGACGCCCCGCGCGAGGTCACCCTGCCCGGGCTGGCCCGGCCGGGCGTCGAGCGCCGCCACCGCGGCGGGCAGCTGCGCCAGTCGATCGGCGCCGACCTCGCCGAGCGGCTGCGCGAGCGCAGCAAGGCCGACGGCCACACCCCGTTCAGCACCCTGCTCGCCCTGTTCGCCGAGCTGCTGCGCCGGCACAGCGGTCACCGCGAGGTGACCGTCGGCACCGCCGTCGGCAACCGCCCGGAGGGCTACGAGGGCACCGTCGGCATGTTCGTCAACACCGTCCCGCTGCGCCTGCGGCTCGACCCGGCCGCCTCCGGCACCGACGCCGTGGACGAGGCGACCGACGTCCTGATGCGCGCCCTGCCCCACCAGCACCTGCCCGTGCAGGAGCTGACCCGCCGGCTCGGGCTGCACACCGGCGGCACCGACAACCCGCTGTTCAACGTGATGTTCAGCGCCCACGACGCCGCGCTGCCCGACGTCCAGGCGCCCGGCCTCGACGTCTCGCTGTACGAGGGCTTCAACACCGGCACCACCCGCTTCGACCTCGACCTGGTGCTGCTGCCCGACGACCGCCGGGTGGTCGGCGAGAAGCACGGCGCCGCCGGGATGACCCTGATCTGGGACTACGACGCCGACCTGTTCGGCGAGACCGAGGCCGTGCTGCTCTCCGAGCGCCTGCTGGAGCTGCTGCGCCACTACCTCGACCGGCCCGAGGCGGTGCTCGCCGAGCTGGCCCCCGCGCCGCAGGCCGAGCCGGCCGCCACGCCCACCCCGGCCGGCCTCGACCCGGCCGCCGCCCACGACCCGACCGCGCTAGCCCTGCTGGCCGGCAACGAGCGCATCAGCTACGGCGAACTCGACCGCCGCGTCGGTGAGTTGGTCGACCGGATGCGCGCCGCCGGGGTCACCGCCGGGCAGCCGGTGGCCGCCGTGCTGCCGCGCGGCACCGACAGCGTGGTCACCCTGCTGGCCTGCCTGCGCCTGGGCGCCGTGTACGCGCCGTTGTCCACCGAGGACCCGGCCGCCCGGCTCGGCCTGCTGCTGGAGCGGCTCGCCCCCGCGCTCGTCCTCGCCACCCGGCAGAGCGCGCTCGCGCTGCCCGCCGAGGGCGTCACCCCGGCCCTGCTGGACGGCCCCGCCTTCCCGAAGGCCGAGCCCGCCGCCGTCCTGGACGGCGCCGCGTACATCGTCCACACCTCCGGCTCCACCGGCGTGCCCAAGCCCGTCCTGGTCGGCCGCGAGGCGCTCGCCGGGTACGTCGCCGCGATCGCCGACCGCTACCGACTCAGCTCCGCCGACCGGGTGTTGCTGTTCGCCCGGCCGTCCTTCGACGTGGCACTGGAGGAGGTGTTGCCGGCCCTCGCGGTCGGCGCCGCCCTGGTGGTGCCGCAGCGCGAGGTGCCCACCGGGCCGGAGCTGGTCGCCGTGCTCGCCGCCCGCGGCGTCACCGTCGCCAACCTGCCCACCAGCTACCTGCTCGCCGTCCGCGAGGACCTGCGCGAGGCACTGCGCGACGGCCGCTGGACGCCGCGGCTGCTCGTCCTCGGCGGCGAACGGCTGCCCGCCCGCGCGCTCGCCGGGCTGACCGAGGCCACCACCGTGCTCAACGCGTACGGCGTCACCGAGGCCACCGTCACCTCCACCGTCCACCAGGTGACCGCGGCCGACGTCACCGAGGACGGCGAGATCCCGCTCGGCACCGAGATCGACGGCGTGCGCCTGCACGTCCTGGACGAGACGCTGCGCCCGCTCCCGTACGGCTGCGTCGGCGAACTCGCCGTCAGCGGCGACCTGTTGGCCGAGGGCTACGTCGGGTTGCCGGAGCCCACCGCGGCGCGCTTCACCACCGTCCCCGCACTCGGCGGCCTGCGGGTCTACCGCACCGGCGACCGCGGCTACCGCGACACCGAGGGCCGACTGCGCTTCCTCGGCCGCGCCGACAACCAGGTCAAGCTGCGCGGTCACCGGATCGAGCTGGAGGAGATCGAGTCCGCCGCCTCCGCCGAACTCGGCGGCCGCTCCTGCGCGGTGGTGCTGCACACCGACCCGCGGACCGGCCCCCGCCTGCTCGGCTTCCTCGAGGGCACCGAGCGCCCCGACCAGGCCGCCCTGCACACCGCGCTCGCCCGCCGGCTGCCCGGCGGACTCGTCCCCTCCGGCTGGACGGCCGTCGCCACCATGCCCACCCTGCCCGGCGGGAAGCCCGACCGCGCCGCCCTCGCCCGGCTGGCCGAGGAGAGCCCGGAGGAGCCGGCGACCGCGCCCAGCGCCTTCGCCGACCCCGGCCAGGAGCTGATCGCCGCCGCCTGGCGCGAGGTGCTCGGCCACGACCGCTTCACCGCGGACTCGCACTTCTTCGAGGTCGGCGGCCACTCGCTGCTCGCCGCCCAGCTCGCCGCCCACCTGGAACCGCACCTGGGCAGCCGCCCGCCGCTGCGCACCCTGTTCCGCCACGCCGTCCTGGCCGACCAGGCCCGCGTCCTCACCGGAGGCGCCAAGTGA
- a CDS encoding acyl-CoA dehydrogenase family protein → MSSPSAVFEDGHRELVDAFESFIRRELVPLAAELPETADQVPTDLRAYVRKRSAALGFYAGDYPEELGGSGMPFTAVVLLHHAAGRSGCVLAPYALAGSDGPSPLLRHGTPEQIERHLVPLVRGEQTRCLALTEPQAGSDAFHLTTTAVRTGDDWVLNGRKTFVSNAEHAGIALVVAATDLGDGAGPTAGATAFVLPMDQPGLRIGQRYEGMSGEPLFELLLDQVTVGPEAVIGGEEGIAAATALAMDSLSRGRLVVAAMCNGIAEYALKAGVEYARERRAFGRVIGEYQHVQEHLVATRAEVESSKLLTLACARLVDEGTEAPENAALAKLTASETAVRAVDRSLQVHGATGWVRGHPLEFLYRYVRMTTIIEGTSEVQKVIIARAMGLN, encoded by the coding sequence GTGAGCTCCCCCTCCGCCGTCTTCGAAGACGGCCACCGCGAACTCGTCGACGCCTTCGAGAGCTTCATCCGCCGCGAACTCGTGCCACTCGCCGCCGAGCTGCCCGAAACGGCCGACCAGGTCCCGACCGACCTGCGGGCCTACGTCCGCAAGCGCTCCGCGGCGCTCGGCTTCTACGCCGGCGACTACCCGGAGGAACTCGGCGGCTCCGGCATGCCGTTCACCGCCGTCGTGCTGCTGCACCACGCCGCCGGACGCAGCGGCTGCGTGCTCGCCCCGTACGCGCTGGCCGGCTCCGACGGCCCCAGCCCGCTGCTGCGGCACGGCACCCCCGAGCAGATCGAGCGCCACCTCGTCCCGCTGGTGCGCGGCGAGCAGACCCGCTGCCTGGCGCTCACCGAGCCCCAGGCCGGATCGGACGCCTTCCACCTCACCACCACCGCCGTGCGCACCGGCGACGACTGGGTGCTGAACGGGCGCAAGACCTTCGTCAGCAACGCCGAACACGCCGGGATCGCCCTGGTGGTCGCCGCCACCGACCTCGGCGACGGCGCCGGGCCGACCGCCGGGGCCACCGCCTTCGTGCTGCCGATGGACCAGCCCGGGCTGCGGATCGGCCAGCGGTACGAGGGGATGTCCGGCGAGCCGCTGTTCGAGCTGCTGCTCGACCAGGTCACCGTCGGCCCGGAGGCCGTCATCGGCGGCGAGGAGGGCATCGCCGCGGCCACCGCCCTCGCCATGGACAGCCTCTCCCGCGGCCGCCTGGTGGTCGCCGCGATGTGCAACGGCATCGCCGAGTACGCGCTGAAGGCCGGCGTCGAGTACGCCCGCGAGCGGCGCGCCTTCGGCAGGGTGATCGGCGAGTACCAGCACGTCCAGGAGCACCTGGTGGCCACCCGCGCCGAGGTGGAGTCCTCCAAGCTGCTCACCCTCGCCTGCGCCCGGCTGGTGGACGAGGGCACCGAGGCGCCCGAGAACGCGGCGCTCGCCAAGCTCACCGCCTCCGAGACCGCCGTCCGCGCGGTGGACCGCTCGCTCCAGGTGCACGGCGCCACCGGCTGGGTGCGCGGCCACCCGCTGGAGTTCCTGTACCGCTACGTCCGGATGACCACGATCATCGAGGGGACCTCCGAGGTCCAGAAGGTCATCATCGCCCGTGCCATGGGCCTGAACTGA
- a CDS encoding AMP-binding protein, with product MHLETMMESLSIGYGRPHRHGAVLDLFTSWAHRTPQAPALIDGERTRSYAELDRLADTVAEALRGKVGEGDLVGVCLGHSVELVAVTLAIAKLGAVHLPLGPRPGEKRLRAVAEQLRPVCLVGEDAVLPPGGERLELDLPGGGVPAALMPGTQVSVPAGTHYAVLTSGSTGTPKAVAVTEPALGALLQWYRELTGLGPGERHSLLIGVSFDPHVLELWATLTSGAALVVAPEAVRWDSGALTDWWREAGITACVLPTPLGEPVLARPWPAGLALRHLLIGGDRLRRAPGPDVTATVHNGYGPAEATVVTTVHTMAPGGDHGDGAPPIGLPIPGAVVLVTDEQGRPVPRGTAGELRIGGRGLAAGYLDPELTARRFVEVPPGVDGVDRVYRTGDRVVMRADGVLEFHGRLDDQVKVSGVRIEPAEVEAAFERDPRVRRAVVAAEPAAAGGARLLAFVQTEEDAEPTSLLDAVRPWLPEQAVPATVRLVEHYPLDANGKVDRAALLAAEPAAPEAVAVTEDGDTPVERTVLKLCRELIGRADLGPADNFLDAGGNSLAAARLLEALEEEYGVRLRAPLVLRQPDLRAIARLIEERMPSASLT from the coding sequence ATGCATCTGGAGACGATGATGGAATCCCTGAGCATCGGGTACGGCCGTCCGCACCGGCACGGCGCGGTCCTCGACCTGTTCACCAGCTGGGCGCACCGCACCCCGCAGGCGCCCGCCCTGATCGACGGCGAGCGCACCCGGAGCTACGCCGAACTCGACCGCCTCGCCGACACCGTCGCCGAGGCCCTGCGCGGCAAGGTCGGCGAGGGCGACCTGGTCGGCGTCTGCCTCGGCCACTCCGTGGAACTGGTCGCCGTCACCCTGGCGATAGCCAAGCTCGGCGCCGTACACCTGCCGCTCGGCCCGCGCCCCGGCGAGAAGCGGCTGCGGGCCGTCGCCGAGCAGCTGCGCCCGGTCTGCCTGGTCGGCGAGGACGCCGTGCTGCCGCCCGGCGGAGAGCGGCTCGAGCTGGACCTGCCCGGCGGCGGCGTGCCGGCCGCCCTGATGCCCGGCACGCAGGTCAGCGTGCCCGCCGGCACCCACTACGCCGTTCTCACCTCCGGCTCCACCGGTACCCCCAAGGCCGTCGCCGTCACCGAACCCGCGCTCGGCGCACTGCTGCAGTGGTACCGCGAGCTGACCGGCCTCGGCCCCGGCGAGCGGCACAGCCTGCTGATCGGGGTCTCCTTCGACCCGCACGTCCTGGAGCTGTGGGCCACCCTCACCTCCGGTGCCGCGCTGGTCGTCGCGCCCGAGGCGGTGCGCTGGGACTCCGGCGCGCTGACCGACTGGTGGCGCGAGGCCGGCATCACGGCCTGCGTGCTGCCCACCCCGCTGGGCGAGCCGGTCCTGGCCCGGCCCTGGCCCGCCGGGCTGGCGCTGCGCCACCTGCTCATCGGCGGCGACCGGCTGCGCCGCGCCCCCGGGCCGGACGTCACCGCGACCGTCCACAACGGCTACGGCCCCGCCGAGGCGACCGTCGTCACCACCGTGCACACCATGGCCCCCGGCGGCGACCACGGCGACGGCGCGCCGCCGATCGGACTGCCGATCCCCGGGGCCGTCGTGCTGGTCACCGACGAGCAGGGCCGCCCGGTGCCCAGAGGGACGGCCGGCGAACTGCGGATCGGCGGCCGGGGCCTGGCCGCCGGATACCTCGACCCCGAACTGACCGCCCGCCGCTTCGTCGAGGTGCCGCCCGGCGTGGACGGTGTCGACCGGGTCTACCGCACCGGCGACCGGGTGGTGATGCGCGCTGACGGCGTGCTCGAGTTCCACGGACGCCTGGACGACCAGGTCAAGGTCAGCGGGGTGCGGATCGAACCGGCCGAGGTCGAGGCCGCCTTCGAACGCGACCCCCGGGTGCGCCGCGCCGTGGTCGCCGCCGAGCCGGCCGCGGCCGGCGGCGCACGGCTGCTCGCCTTCGTCCAGACCGAGGAGGACGCCGAACCCACGAGCCTGCTGGACGCCGTCCGCCCCTGGCTGCCCGAGCAGGCCGTGCCCGCCACCGTGCGGCTGGTCGAGCACTACCCGCTGGACGCCAACGGCAAGGTGGACCGCGCGGCGCTGCTCGCCGCCGAGCCGGCGGCCCCGGAGGCGGTGGCGGTGACCGAGGACGGGGACACCCCGGTCGAGCGCACCGTGCTGAAGCTCTGCCGCGAGCTGATCGGCCGCGCAGACCTCGGCCCGGCCGACAACTTCCTGGACGCGGGCGGCAATTCGCTCGCCGCCGCCCGACTGCTGGAGGCCCTGGAGGAGGAGTACGGGGTGCGGCTGCGCGCCCCCCTGGTGCTGCGCCAGCCCGACCTGCGGGCGATCGCGCGACTGATCGAGGAGCGGATGCCGAGCGCGTCCCTCACCTGA
- a CDS encoding non-ribosomal peptide synthetase has product MTPTLPALIARQAEQHPTALAVTDGDTYLTYRELLDASGRLAAVLAARGIGPGSTVGLLCARSTRHVVAQLAVWRAGALVLPLDPGYPRPRIAELTADAGARLVLGDKALLAEAGLPVEHTLVLTERGTEATRGAVPDAAEPDAPALLYYTSGSTGHPKGVLVPHRAVTDLVTAPDAIPVGPRDRVLLHATPSFDAATFELWAPLAHGAAVAVSPADRPSAEELVRDVERFGVTVLLLTTALFHHLAARQSRIFGVLRTVAVGGEALAPEHAGAVLRAFPWLELHNVYGPTEATTFTTTHLVTPADCEGGTVPIGQPFGGARLLVLDEHLAPVEPGTVGELWIGGERLAQGYLNRPELTAERFRDLPGRGRAYRSGDLVRQRPDGVLEFHGRTDDQVKVRGFRIEPGEVEHALLRFPEVAEAAVVVRRAGQADAALTACVVLADGAATAVETLRTRLAERLPAHLVPTAWTVLAALPVTGSGKVDRRALADAPDPAAAGHAPAEAELTPIQQVVAEAWSRALERPITDPAADFLAEGGHSLLAMWVVDDLREDLGVELSLADFLDHPTVAGQAELLERALRAADDTQGAAQR; this is encoded by the coding sequence ATGACGCCCACGCTCCCCGCCCTGATCGCCCGGCAGGCCGAGCAGCACCCGACCGCCCTCGCCGTGACCGACGGCGACACCTACCTCACCTACCGCGAACTCCTCGACGCCTCCGGCCGGTTGGCCGCCGTGCTGGCCGCACGCGGAATCGGCCCCGGCAGCACCGTCGGGCTGCTGTGCGCCCGCTCGACCCGGCACGTCGTCGCCCAGCTCGCCGTCTGGCGGGCCGGCGCCCTCGTCCTCCCGCTCGACCCCGGCTACCCGCGCCCGCGCATCGCCGAGCTGACCGCCGACGCCGGCGCGCGGCTCGTCCTCGGCGACAAGGCGCTGCTCGCCGAGGCCGGACTGCCCGTCGAGCACACCCTCGTCCTGACCGAACGCGGCACCGAGGCCACCCGCGGCGCCGTCCCCGACGCCGCGGAGCCGGACGCGCCCGCCCTGCTCTACTACACCTCCGGCTCCACCGGCCACCCCAAGGGCGTGCTCGTCCCGCACCGCGCCGTCACCGACCTGGTCACGGCCCCCGACGCGATCCCCGTCGGCCCGCGCGACCGGGTGCTCCTGCACGCCACCCCCTCCTTCGACGCCGCCACCTTCGAACTGTGGGCCCCGCTCGCCCACGGCGCCGCCGTCGCCGTCTCCCCGGCCGACCGGCCCAGCGCCGAGGAACTCGTCCGCGACGTCGAACGGTTCGGCGTCACCGTCCTGCTCCTCACCACCGCGCTCTTCCACCACCTGGCCGCCCGGCAGTCCCGGATCTTCGGCGTGCTGCGCACCGTGGCCGTCGGCGGCGAGGCACTCGCCCCCGAACACGCCGGCGCGGTGCTGCGGGCCTTCCCCTGGCTGGAGCTCCACAACGTCTACGGGCCCACCGAGGCCACCACCTTCACCACCACCCACCTGGTCACCCCCGCCGACTGCGAGGGCGGAACCGTCCCGATCGGACAGCCCTTCGGCGGCGCCCGCCTGCTCGTCCTGGACGAGCACCTCGCGCCGGTGGAGCCCGGCACCGTCGGCGAACTGTGGATCGGCGGCGAGCGGCTCGCCCAGGGCTACCTCAACCGGCCCGAGCTGACCGCCGAGCGCTTCCGCGACCTCCCGGGCCGGGGCCGCGCCTACCGCAGCGGCGACCTGGTGCGCCAACGGCCCGACGGCGTCCTGGAGTTCCACGGCCGCACCGACGACCAGGTCAAGGTCCGCGGCTTCCGGATCGAGCCCGGCGAGGTCGAGCACGCGCTGCTGCGGTTCCCCGAGGTCGCCGAGGCGGCCGTGGTGGTCCGCCGCGCCGGACAGGCCGACGCCGCGCTCACCGCCTGCGTCGTCCTCGCCGACGGCGCCGCGACGGCCGTCGAGACCCTGCGCACCCGGCTCGCCGAGCGGCTGCCCGCCCACCTGGTGCCCACCGCCTGGACCGTCCTCGCCGCACTGCCGGTCACCGGCAGCGGCAAGGTCGACCGGCGGGCGCTCGCCGACGCCCCGGATCCGGCCGCCGCCGGACACGCCCCCGCCGAGGCCGAACTCACCCCGATCCAGCAGGTCGTCGCCGAGGCCTGGAGCCGCGCCCTGGAACGCCCGATCACCGACCCGGCCGCCGACTTCCTCGCCGAGGGCGGCCACTCCCTGCTCGCCATGTGGGTCGTCGACGACCTGCGCGAGGACCTCGGCGTCGAACTCTCCCTCGCCGACTTCCTCGACCACCCCACCGTGGCCGGGCAGGCCGAACTACTGGAGCGCGCCCTGCGGGCCGCCGACGACACCCAGGGGGCGGCCCAGCGATGA
- a CDS encoding condensation domain-containing protein, protein MTSDQNDLLRRARNRRTALTPDRAAAASVCASVDAGPAPLSHAQQRMWLMERLGQGGALYNVPIATRLRGPLDPDALATALTALTERHAVLRTRYPRRGEQPYQHVEPAGPVPLPVVDAAGSGQLVEEAGRPFDLTTGPVLRALLLRHGPEDHTLLLTIHHIAVDGGSLPVLAADLAELYAAARDGVEPQLPPPGMPYTEYAREERARDAELAAAADARAAHLAGARPLPLLRPVPPGARDRRAALHAAPLEPATVEGLRKLGARHGATLFAVVLAAAFATLRTAAGQDDLTLSCASGQRARPELRRTVGLGVNTLAVRAEPAAGGSFADALALVRGALLEAQQHHQVPFDLVVERLGAAARGADGNPLPSVSCDLFQAPAPLALPGLDAEDVELDLGLAKFDLSLVLEDGPRPRCLVQHDQAALDRATGARLVEAFAAVLRAVAEDADVVLSELPGELLVSPSAQHPVLEALLADPEVADAAVVETGDGPPLAYAVVRGPVAPSGTDLRARLRRSPAAAELPLAVTLLDRIPRRADGGVDRARLPDAAVAAPGAAAPAAVPAAERTGPLDLVRTAFGELLGSVPPADGDFFALGGHSLIAVQLAERLRTRVGLPLTGLDVLEHRTPRALAALLATREEERRAAALTRTGGHPTAGPRTGTVLLTGATGGVGAAVLQELMAQGRPVRVLVRPESAHLPALHGAEIAEGDLADPDSLQRAVKGVDAVIHAACTFTEHETDVAAMRALLDGWSGGPFVFVSSIDAYGQPSGTDVAEGGPSGAPVTAYGQAKLDCERMLFETAEATGHGPATVVRAPIVWGPHRRLRDQLRWGSTGELYQAALAGRPIVLPEPGVDGGSGWNGAAWVHSAALARALAACALPDGPAAGRIVNAINGHVSWAEFGTELIRLLGSASRVELSADADPELRRPWRYRSETLAAALQPEPGEDWRSVLAAMVG, encoded by the coding sequence ATGACCAGCGACCAGAACGACCTGCTGCGCCGCGCCCGCAACCGCCGCACCGCGCTCACGCCGGACCGCGCGGCCGCCGCCTCCGTCTGCGCCTCCGTCGACGCCGGCCCGGCCCCGCTCTCCCACGCCCAGCAGCGGATGTGGCTGATGGAGCGGCTCGGCCAGGGCGGCGCCCTCTACAACGTCCCGATCGCCACCCGGCTGCGCGGGCCGCTCGACCCGGACGCCCTGGCCACCGCGCTCACCGCCCTCACCGAACGGCACGCCGTCCTGCGCACCCGCTACCCGCGCCGCGGCGAGCAGCCCTACCAGCACGTCGAGCCGGCCGGCCCGGTGCCGCTGCCGGTGGTGGACGCGGCGGGCTCCGGGCAACTCGTCGAAGAGGCCGGCCGACCGTTCGACCTCACCACCGGACCGGTGCTGCGCGCCCTGCTGCTGCGGCACGGGCCCGAGGACCACACCCTACTGCTGACGATCCATCACATCGCCGTCGACGGCGGCTCACTGCCCGTCCTCGCCGCAGACCTCGCCGAGCTGTACGCCGCCGCCCGCGACGGCGTCGAGCCCCAACTCCCGCCGCCCGGGATGCCGTACACCGAGTACGCCCGCGAGGAGCGCGCCCGCGACGCCGAACTCGCCGCCGCCGCCGACGCCCGCGCCGCCCACCTGGCCGGCGCCCGCCCGCTGCCGCTGCTGCGACCCGTCCCGCCCGGCGCCCGCGACCGCCGCGCCGCCCTGCACGCCGCCCCGCTCGAGCCGGCCACGGTCGAAGGCCTGCGGAAGCTCGGCGCCCGGCACGGCGCCACCCTGTTCGCCGTCGTCCTCGCCGCCGCCTTCGCCACCCTGCGCACCGCCGCCGGCCAGGACGACCTCACCCTCAGCTGCGCCAGCGGCCAGCGCGCCCGGCCCGAACTGCGCCGCACGGTGGGCCTCGGCGTCAACACCCTCGCAGTGCGGGCGGAACCGGCCGCCGGCGGATCCTTCGCCGACGCGCTCGCCCTGGTGCGCGGCGCCCTGCTGGAGGCGCAGCAGCACCACCAGGTGCCCTTCGACCTGGTGGTCGAGCGGCTCGGCGCGGCGGCGCGCGGCGCCGACGGCAACCCGCTGCCGTCGGTCAGCTGCGACCTCTTCCAGGCCCCGGCACCGCTGGCGCTGCCCGGGCTCGACGCCGAGGACGTCGAACTCGACCTGGGACTGGCCAAGTTCGACCTCTCCCTGGTGCTGGAGGACGGTCCGCGGCCGCGCTGCCTGGTCCAGCACGACCAGGCCGCGCTGGACCGGGCGACCGGCGCCCGGCTGGTGGAGGCCTTCGCCGCGGTGCTCCGGGCGGTGGCCGAGGACGCGGACGTCGTGCTTTCCGAGCTGCCCGGCGAGCTCCTGGTCTCGCCTTCCGCCCAACACCCGGTGCTGGAAGCTCTGTTGGCCGACCCCGAGGTGGCCGACGCGGCCGTCGTCGAAACCGGCGACGGCCCGCCGCTCGCCTACGCCGTGGTGCGCGGACCGGTCGCCCCCAGCGGCACCGACCTGCGCGCCCGGCTCCGGCGCTCGCCGGCGGCCGCCGAACTTCCGCTCGCCGTCACCCTGTTGGACCGCATCCCGCGCCGTGCGGACGGCGGCGTCGACCGCGCCCGGCTGCCCGATGCCGCTGTCGCCGCGCCCGGCGCCGCCGCCCCTGCGGCCGTCCCTGCCGCCGAGCGGACCGGGCCGCTCGACCTGGTCCGCACCGCCTTCGGCGAACTGCTCGGCAGCGTCCCGCCCGCCGACGGCGACTTCTTCGCCCTCGGCGGCCACTCGCTGATCGCCGTCCAGCTCGCCGAACGCCTGCGCACCCGGGTCGGGCTGCCGCTCACCGGCCTCGACGTCCTGGAACACCGCACCCCGCGCGCCCTCGCCGCCCTACTGGCAACCCGCGAGGAGGAACGCCGCGCCGCCGCCCTCACCCGCACCGGCGGTCACCCGACCGCCGGGCCCCGCACCGGCACCGTGCTGCTCACCGGCGCCACCGGCGGGGTCGGGGCCGCGGTGCTGCAGGAACTGATGGCCCAAGGGCGGCCGGTGCGCGTCCTGGTCCGCCCGGAGTCCGCCCACCTGCCGGCCCTGCACGGCGCCGAGATCGCCGAGGGCGACCTGGCCGACCCGGACAGCCTCCAGCGCGCCGTCAAGGGCGTGGACGCCGTCATCCACGCCGCCTGCACCTTCACCGAGCACGAGACCGACGTGGCCGCCATGCGGGCCCTGCTGGACGGCTGGTCCGGCGGCCCGTTCGTCTTCGTCAGCAGCATCGACGCGTACGGGCAGCCGTCCGGCACCGACGTCGCCGAGGGCGGCCCCAGCGGCGCGCCGGTCACCGCGTACGGGCAGGCCAAGCTGGACTGCGAGCGGATGCTGTTCGAGACGGCCGAGGCCACCGGCCACGGCCCGGCCACCGTGGTGCGCGCCCCGATCGTCTGGGGTCCGCACCGGCGACTGCGCGACCAGCTCCGCTGGGGCTCCACCGGCGAGCTCTACCAGGCGGCCCTGGCCGGGCGGCCGATCGTCCTGCCGGAACCGGGAGTCGACGGGGGGAGCGGTTGGAACGGCGCCGCCTGGGTGCACTCCGCGGCCCTGGCCCGCGCCCTCGCCGCCTGCGCCCTGCCCGACGGTCCCGCCGCGGGCCGGATCGTCAACGCGATCAACGGGCACGTGTCCTGGGCGGAGTTCGGCACCGAGCTGATCCGGCTGCTCGGGTCGGCGAGCCGGGTGGAGCTGAGCGCCGACGCCGACCCGGAGCTGCGACGCCCCTGGCGCTACCGGTCGGAGACCCTGGCGGCCGCGCTGCAGCCGGAGCCGGGGGAGGACTGGCGCAGCGTGCTGGCGGCCATGGTGGGCTGA